A genome region from Pan troglodytes isolate AG18354 chromosome 3, NHGRI_mPanTro3-v2.0_pri, whole genome shotgun sequence includes the following:
- the CFI gene encoding complement factor I isoform X2 — protein sequence MKLLHVFLLFLCFHLRFCKVTYTSQEDLVEKKCLAKKYTHLSCDKVFCQPWQRCIEGTCICKLPYQCPKNGTAVCATNRRSFPTYCQQKSLECLRPGTKFLNNGTCTAEGKFSVSLKHGITDSEGIVEVKLVDQDKTMFICKSSWSMREANVACLDLGFQQGADTQRRFKLSDLSINSTECLHVHCRGLETSLAECTFTKRRTMGYQDLADVVCYTQKADSPMNDFFQCVNGKYISQMKACDGINDCGDQSDELCCKACQGKSFHCKSGVCIPSQYQCNGEVDCITGEDEVGCEARHPTIQGFASVAQEETEILTADMDAERRRIKSLLPKLSCGVKNRMHIRRKRIVGGKRAQLGDLPWQVAIKDASGITCGGIYIGGCWILTAAHCLRASKTHRYQIWTRVVDWIHPDRKRIVIEHVDRIIFHENYNAGTYQNDIALIEMKKDGNKKDCELPRSIPACIPWSPYLFQPNDTCIVSGWGREKDNERVFSLQWGEVKLISNCSKFYGNRFYEKEMECAGTYDGSIDACKGDSGGPLVCMDANNVTYVWGVVSWGENCGKPEFPGVYTKVANYFDWISYHVGRPFISQYNV from the exons GTCACTTATACATCTCAAGAGGATCTGGTGGAGAAAAAGTGCTTAGCAAAAAAATATACTCACCTCTCCTGCGATAAAGTCTTCTGCCAGCCATGGCAGAGATGCATTGAGGGCACCTGTATTTGTAAACTACCGTATCAGTGCCCAAAGAATGGCACTGCAGTGTGTGCAACTAACAGGAGAAGCTTCCCAACATACTGTCAACAAAAGAGTTTGGAATGTCTTCGTCCAGGGACAAAGTTTTTAAATAACGGAACATGCACAGCCGAAG gaaagttTAGTGTTTCCTTGAAGCATGGAATTACAGATTCAGAGGGAATAGTTGAAGTAAAACTTGTGGACCAAGATAAGACAATGTTCATATGCAAAAGCAGCTGGAGCATGAGGGAAGCCAACGTGGCCTGCCTTGACCTTGGGTTTCAACA AGGTGCTGATACTCAAAGAAGGTTTAAGTTGTCTGATCTCTCTATAAATTCCACTGAATGTCTACATGTGCATTGCCGAGGATTAGAGACCAGTTTGGCTGAATGTACTTTTACTAAGAGAAGAACTATGGGTTACCAGGATTTAGCTGATGTGGTTTGTTATACACAGAAAGCAG ATTCTCCAATGAATGACTTCTTTCAGTGTGTGAATGGGAAATACATTTCTCAGATGAAAGCCTGTGATGGTATCAatgattgtggagaccaaagtgaTGAACTGTGTTGTAAAG CATGCCAAGGCAAAAGCTTCCATTGTAAATCGGGTGTTTGCATTCCAAGCCAGTATCAATGCAATGGTGAGGTGGACTGCATTACAGGGGAAGATGAAGTTGGCTGTGAAG ctAGACATCCTACAATTCAAg gcTTTGCATCTGTGGCTCaag aagaaacagaaattttgaCTGCTGACATGGATGCAG AAAGAAGACGGATAAAATCATTATTACCTAAACTATCTTGTGGAGTTAAAAACAGAATGCACATTCGAAGGAAACGGATTGTGGGAGGAAAGCGAGCACAACTG GGAGACCTCCCATGGCAGGTGGCAATTAAGGATGCCAGTGGAATCACCTGTGGGGGAATTTATATTGGTGGCTGTTGGATTCTGACTGCTGCACATTGTCTCAG agCCAGTAAAACTCATCGTTACCAAATATGGACAAGAGTAGTAGACTGGATACACCCCGACCGTAAACGTATAGTAATTGAACATGTGGATAGAATTATTTTCCATGAAAACTACAATGCAGGCACTTACCAAAATGACATCGCTTtgattgaaatgaaaaaagacgGAAACAAAAAAGATTGTGAGCTGCCTCGTTCCATCCCTGCCTGTATCCCCTGGTCTCCTTACCTATTCCAACCTAATGATACATGCATCGTTTCTGGCTGGGGACGAGAAAAAG ATAATGAAAGAGTCTTTTCACTTCAGTGGGGTGAAGTTAAACTAATAAGCAACTGCTCTAAGTTTTACGGAAATCGCTTctatgaaaaagaaatggaatgcgcAG GTACATATGATGGTTCCATCGATGCCTGTAAAGGGGACTCTGGAGGCCCCTTAGTCTGTATGGATGCCAACAATGTGACTTATGTCTGGGGTGTTGTGAGTTGGGGGGAAAACTGTGGAAAACCAGAGTTCCCGGGTGTTTACACCAAAGTGGCCAATTATTTTGACTGGATTAGCTACCATGTGGGAAGGCCTTTTATTTCTCAGTACAATGTATAA
- the CFI gene encoding complement factor I isoform X11: MFICKSSWSMREANVACLDLGFQQGADTQRRFKLSDLSINSTECLHVHCRGLETSLAECTFTKRRTMGYQDLADVVCYTQKADSPMNDFFQCVNGKYISQMKACDGINDCGDQSDELCCKACQGKSFHCKSGVCIPSQYQCNGEVDCITGEDEVGCEGFASVAQEETEILTADMDAERRRIKSLLPKLSCGVKNRMHIRRKRIVGGKRAQLGDLPWQVAIKDASGITCGGIYIGGCWILTAAHCLRASKTHRYQIWTRVVDWIHPDRKRIVIEHVDRIIFHENYNAGTYQNDIALIEMKKDGNKKDCELPRSIPACIPWSPYLFQPNDTCIVSGWGREKDNERVFSLQWGEVKLISNCSKFYGNRFYEKEMECAGTYDGSIDACKGDSGGPLVCMDANNVTYVWGVVSWGENCGKPEFPGVYTKVANYFDWISYHVGRPFISQYNV; this comes from the exons ATGTTCATATGCAAAAGCAGCTGGAGCATGAGGGAAGCCAACGTGGCCTGCCTTGACCTTGGGTTTCAACA AGGTGCTGATACTCAAAGAAGGTTTAAGTTGTCTGATCTCTCTATAAATTCCACTGAATGTCTACATGTGCATTGCCGAGGATTAGAGACCAGTTTGGCTGAATGTACTTTTACTAAGAGAAGAACTATGGGTTACCAGGATTTAGCTGATGTGGTTTGTTATACACAGAAAGCAG ATTCTCCAATGAATGACTTCTTTCAGTGTGTGAATGGGAAATACATTTCTCAGATGAAAGCCTGTGATGGTATCAatgattgtggagaccaaagtgaTGAACTGTGTTGTAAAG CATGCCAAGGCAAAAGCTTCCATTGTAAATCGGGTGTTTGCATTCCAAGCCAGTATCAATGCAATGGTGAGGTGGACTGCATTACAGGGGAAGATGAAGTTGGCTGTGAAG gcTTTGCATCTGTGGCTCaag aagaaacagaaattttgaCTGCTGACATGGATGCAG AAAGAAGACGGATAAAATCATTATTACCTAAACTATCTTGTGGAGTTAAAAACAGAATGCACATTCGAAGGAAACGGATTGTGGGAGGAAAGCGAGCACAACTG GGAGACCTCCCATGGCAGGTGGCAATTAAGGATGCCAGTGGAATCACCTGTGGGGGAATTTATATTGGTGGCTGTTGGATTCTGACTGCTGCACATTGTCTCAG agCCAGTAAAACTCATCGTTACCAAATATGGACAAGAGTAGTAGACTGGATACACCCCGACCGTAAACGTATAGTAATTGAACATGTGGATAGAATTATTTTCCATGAAAACTACAATGCAGGCACTTACCAAAATGACATCGCTTtgattgaaatgaaaaaagacgGAAACAAAAAAGATTGTGAGCTGCCTCGTTCCATCCCTGCCTGTATCCCCTGGTCTCCTTACCTATTCCAACCTAATGATACATGCATCGTTTCTGGCTGGGGACGAGAAAAAG ATAATGAAAGAGTCTTTTCACTTCAGTGGGGTGAAGTTAAACTAATAAGCAACTGCTCTAAGTTTTACGGAAATCGCTTctatgaaaaagaaatggaatgcgcAG GTACATATGATGGTTCCATCGATGCCTGTAAAGGGGACTCTGGAGGCCCCTTAGTCTGTATGGATGCCAACAATGTGACTTATGTCTGGGGTGTTGTGAGTTGGGGGGAAAACTGTGGAAAACCAGAGTTCCCGGGTGTTTACACCAAAGTGGCCAATTATTTTGACTGGATTAGCTACCATGTGGGAAGGCCTTTTATTTCTCAGTACAATGTATAA
- the CFI gene encoding complement factor I isoform X10: protein MFICKSSWSMREANVACLDLGFQQGADTQRRFKLSDLSINSTECLHVHCRGLETSLAECTFTKRRTMGYQDLADVVCYTQKADSPMNDFFQCVNGKYISQMKACDGINDCGDQSDELCCKACQGKSFHCKSGVCIPSQYQCNGEVDCITGEDEVGCEARHPTIQGFASVAQEETEILTADMDAERRRIKSLLPKLSCGVKNRMHIRRKRIVGGKRAQLGDLPWQVAIKDASGITCGGIYIGGCWILTAAHCLRASKTHRYQIWTRVVDWIHPDRKRIVIEHVDRIIFHENYNAGTYQNDIALIEMKKDGNKKDCELPRSIPACIPWSPYLFQPNDTCIVSGWGREKDNERVFSLQWGEVKLISNCSKFYGNRFYEKEMECAGTYDGSIDACKGDSGGPLVCMDANNVTYVWGVVSWGENCGKPEFPGVYTKVANYFDWISYHVGRPFISQYNV, encoded by the exons ATGTTCATATGCAAAAGCAGCTGGAGCATGAGGGAAGCCAACGTGGCCTGCCTTGACCTTGGGTTTCAACA AGGTGCTGATACTCAAAGAAGGTTTAAGTTGTCTGATCTCTCTATAAATTCCACTGAATGTCTACATGTGCATTGCCGAGGATTAGAGACCAGTTTGGCTGAATGTACTTTTACTAAGAGAAGAACTATGGGTTACCAGGATTTAGCTGATGTGGTTTGTTATACACAGAAAGCAG ATTCTCCAATGAATGACTTCTTTCAGTGTGTGAATGGGAAATACATTTCTCAGATGAAAGCCTGTGATGGTATCAatgattgtggagaccaaagtgaTGAACTGTGTTGTAAAG CATGCCAAGGCAAAAGCTTCCATTGTAAATCGGGTGTTTGCATTCCAAGCCAGTATCAATGCAATGGTGAGGTGGACTGCATTACAGGGGAAGATGAAGTTGGCTGTGAAG ctAGACATCCTACAATTCAAg gcTTTGCATCTGTGGCTCaag aagaaacagaaattttgaCTGCTGACATGGATGCAG AAAGAAGACGGATAAAATCATTATTACCTAAACTATCTTGTGGAGTTAAAAACAGAATGCACATTCGAAGGAAACGGATTGTGGGAGGAAAGCGAGCACAACTG GGAGACCTCCCATGGCAGGTGGCAATTAAGGATGCCAGTGGAATCACCTGTGGGGGAATTTATATTGGTGGCTGTTGGATTCTGACTGCTGCACATTGTCTCAG agCCAGTAAAACTCATCGTTACCAAATATGGACAAGAGTAGTAGACTGGATACACCCCGACCGTAAACGTATAGTAATTGAACATGTGGATAGAATTATTTTCCATGAAAACTACAATGCAGGCACTTACCAAAATGACATCGCTTtgattgaaatgaaaaaagacgGAAACAAAAAAGATTGTGAGCTGCCTCGTTCCATCCCTGCCTGTATCCCCTGGTCTCCTTACCTATTCCAACCTAATGATACATGCATCGTTTCTGGCTGGGGACGAGAAAAAG ATAATGAAAGAGTCTTTTCACTTCAGTGGGGTGAAGTTAAACTAATAAGCAACTGCTCTAAGTTTTACGGAAATCGCTTctatgaaaaagaaatggaatgcgcAG GTACATATGATGGTTCCATCGATGCCTGTAAAGGGGACTCTGGAGGCCCCTTAGTCTGTATGGATGCCAACAATGTGACTTATGTCTGGGGTGTTGTGAGTTGGGGGGAAAACTGTGGAAAACCAGAGTTCCCGGGTGTTTACACCAAAGTGGCCAATTATTTTGACTGGATTAGCTACCATGTGGGAAGGCCTTTTATTTCTCAGTACAATGTATAA
- the CFI gene encoding complement factor I isoform X4: protein MKLLHVFLLFLCFHLRFCKVTYTSQEDLVEKKCLAKKYTHLSCDKVFCQPWQRCIEGTCICKLPYQCPKNGTAVCATNRRSFPTYCQQKSLECLRPGTKFLNNGTCTAEGKFSVSLKHGITDSEGIVEVKLVDQDKTMFICKSSWSMREANVACLDLGFQQGADTQRRFKLSDLSINSTECLHVHCRGLETSLAECTFTKRRTMGYQDLADVVCYTQKADSPMNDFFQCVNGKYISQMKACDGINDCGDQSDELCCKACQGKSFHCKSGVCIPSQYQCNGEVDCITGEDEVGCEEETEILTADMDAERRRIKSLLPKLSCGVKNRMHIRRKRIVGGKRAQLGDLPWQVAIKDASGITCGGIYIGGCWILTAAHCLRASKTHRYQIWTRVVDWIHPDRKRIVIEHVDRIIFHENYNAGTYQNDIALIEMKKDGNKKDCELPRSIPACIPWSPYLFQPNDTCIVSGWGREKDNERVFSLQWGEVKLISNCSKFYGNRFYEKEMECAGTYDGSIDACKGDSGGPLVCMDANNVTYVWGVVSWGENCGKPEFPGVYTKVANYFDWISYHVGRPFISQYNV from the exons GTCACTTATACATCTCAAGAGGATCTGGTGGAGAAAAAGTGCTTAGCAAAAAAATATACTCACCTCTCCTGCGATAAAGTCTTCTGCCAGCCATGGCAGAGATGCATTGAGGGCACCTGTATTTGTAAACTACCGTATCAGTGCCCAAAGAATGGCACTGCAGTGTGTGCAACTAACAGGAGAAGCTTCCCAACATACTGTCAACAAAAGAGTTTGGAATGTCTTCGTCCAGGGACAAAGTTTTTAAATAACGGAACATGCACAGCCGAAG gaaagttTAGTGTTTCCTTGAAGCATGGAATTACAGATTCAGAGGGAATAGTTGAAGTAAAACTTGTGGACCAAGATAAGACAATGTTCATATGCAAAAGCAGCTGGAGCATGAGGGAAGCCAACGTGGCCTGCCTTGACCTTGGGTTTCAACA AGGTGCTGATACTCAAAGAAGGTTTAAGTTGTCTGATCTCTCTATAAATTCCACTGAATGTCTACATGTGCATTGCCGAGGATTAGAGACCAGTTTGGCTGAATGTACTTTTACTAAGAGAAGAACTATGGGTTACCAGGATTTAGCTGATGTGGTTTGTTATACACAGAAAGCAG ATTCTCCAATGAATGACTTCTTTCAGTGTGTGAATGGGAAATACATTTCTCAGATGAAAGCCTGTGATGGTATCAatgattgtggagaccaaagtgaTGAACTGTGTTGTAAAG CATGCCAAGGCAAAAGCTTCCATTGTAAATCGGGTGTTTGCATTCCAAGCCAGTATCAATGCAATGGTGAGGTGGACTGCATTACAGGGGAAGATGAAGTTGGCTGTGAAG aagaaacagaaattttgaCTGCTGACATGGATGCAG AAAGAAGACGGATAAAATCATTATTACCTAAACTATCTTGTGGAGTTAAAAACAGAATGCACATTCGAAGGAAACGGATTGTGGGAGGAAAGCGAGCACAACTG GGAGACCTCCCATGGCAGGTGGCAATTAAGGATGCCAGTGGAATCACCTGTGGGGGAATTTATATTGGTGGCTGTTGGATTCTGACTGCTGCACATTGTCTCAG agCCAGTAAAACTCATCGTTACCAAATATGGACAAGAGTAGTAGACTGGATACACCCCGACCGTAAACGTATAGTAATTGAACATGTGGATAGAATTATTTTCCATGAAAACTACAATGCAGGCACTTACCAAAATGACATCGCTTtgattgaaatgaaaaaagacgGAAACAAAAAAGATTGTGAGCTGCCTCGTTCCATCCCTGCCTGTATCCCCTGGTCTCCTTACCTATTCCAACCTAATGATACATGCATCGTTTCTGGCTGGGGACGAGAAAAAG ATAATGAAAGAGTCTTTTCACTTCAGTGGGGTGAAGTTAAACTAATAAGCAACTGCTCTAAGTTTTACGGAAATCGCTTctatgaaaaagaaatggaatgcgcAG GTACATATGATGGTTCCATCGATGCCTGTAAAGGGGACTCTGGAGGCCCCTTAGTCTGTATGGATGCCAACAATGTGACTTATGTCTGGGGTGTTGTGAGTTGGGGGGAAAACTGTGGAAAACCAGAGTTCCCGGGTGTTTACACCAAAGTGGCCAATTATTTTGACTGGATTAGCTACCATGTGGGAAGGCCTTTTATTTCTCAGTACAATGTATAA
- the CFI gene encoding complement factor I isoform X9: MFICKSSWSMREANVACLDLGFQQGADTQRRFKLSDLSINSTECLHVHCRGLETSLAECTFTKRRTMGYQDLADVVCYTQKADSPMNDFFQCVNGKYISQMKACDGINDCGDQSDELCCKACQGKSFHCKSGVCIPSQYQCNGEVDCITGEDEVGCEAARHPTIQGFASVAQEETEILTADMDAERRRIKSLLPKLSCGVKNRMHIRRKRIVGGKRAQLGDLPWQVAIKDASGITCGGIYIGGCWILTAAHCLRASKTHRYQIWTRVVDWIHPDRKRIVIEHVDRIIFHENYNAGTYQNDIALIEMKKDGNKKDCELPRSIPACIPWSPYLFQPNDTCIVSGWGREKDNERVFSLQWGEVKLISNCSKFYGNRFYEKEMECAGTYDGSIDACKGDSGGPLVCMDANNVTYVWGVVSWGENCGKPEFPGVYTKVANYFDWISYHVGRPFISQYNV; this comes from the exons ATGTTCATATGCAAAAGCAGCTGGAGCATGAGGGAAGCCAACGTGGCCTGCCTTGACCTTGGGTTTCAACA AGGTGCTGATACTCAAAGAAGGTTTAAGTTGTCTGATCTCTCTATAAATTCCACTGAATGTCTACATGTGCATTGCCGAGGATTAGAGACCAGTTTGGCTGAATGTACTTTTACTAAGAGAAGAACTATGGGTTACCAGGATTTAGCTGATGTGGTTTGTTATACACAGAAAGCAG ATTCTCCAATGAATGACTTCTTTCAGTGTGTGAATGGGAAATACATTTCTCAGATGAAAGCCTGTGATGGTATCAatgattgtggagaccaaagtgaTGAACTGTGTTGTAAAG CATGCCAAGGCAAAAGCTTCCATTGTAAATCGGGTGTTTGCATTCCAAGCCAGTATCAATGCAATGGTGAGGTGGACTGCATTACAGGGGAAGATGAAGTTGGCTGTGAAG cagctAGACATCCTACAATTCAAg gcTTTGCATCTGTGGCTCaag aagaaacagaaattttgaCTGCTGACATGGATGCAG AAAGAAGACGGATAAAATCATTATTACCTAAACTATCTTGTGGAGTTAAAAACAGAATGCACATTCGAAGGAAACGGATTGTGGGAGGAAAGCGAGCACAACTG GGAGACCTCCCATGGCAGGTGGCAATTAAGGATGCCAGTGGAATCACCTGTGGGGGAATTTATATTGGTGGCTGTTGGATTCTGACTGCTGCACATTGTCTCAG agCCAGTAAAACTCATCGTTACCAAATATGGACAAGAGTAGTAGACTGGATACACCCCGACCGTAAACGTATAGTAATTGAACATGTGGATAGAATTATTTTCCATGAAAACTACAATGCAGGCACTTACCAAAATGACATCGCTTtgattgaaatgaaaaaagacgGAAACAAAAAAGATTGTGAGCTGCCTCGTTCCATCCCTGCCTGTATCCCCTGGTCTCCTTACCTATTCCAACCTAATGATACATGCATCGTTTCTGGCTGGGGACGAGAAAAAG ATAATGAAAGAGTCTTTTCACTTCAGTGGGGTGAAGTTAAACTAATAAGCAACTGCTCTAAGTTTTACGGAAATCGCTTctatgaaaaagaaatggaatgcgcAG GTACATATGATGGTTCCATCGATGCCTGTAAAGGGGACTCTGGAGGCCCCTTAGTCTGTATGGATGCCAACAATGTGACTTATGTCTGGGGTGTTGTGAGTTGGGGGGAAAACTGTGGAAAACCAGAGTTCCCGGGTGTTTACACCAAAGTGGCCAATTATTTTGACTGGATTAGCTACCATGTGGGAAGGCCTTTTATTTCTCAGTACAATGTATAA
- the CFI gene encoding complement factor I isoform X1, which yields MKLLHVFLLFLCFHLRFCKVTYTSQEDLVEKKCLAKKYTHLSCDKVFCQPWQRCIEGTCICKLPYQCPKNGTAVCATNRRSFPTYCQQKSLECLRPGTKFLNNGTCTAEGKFSVSLKHGITDSEGIVEVKLVDQDKTMFICKSSWSMREANVACLDLGFQQGADTQRRFKLSDLSINSTECLHVHCRGLETSLAECTFTKRRTMGYQDLADVVCYTQKADSPMNDFFQCVNGKYISQMKACDGINDCGDQSDELCCKACQGKSFHCKSGVCIPSQYQCNGEVDCITGEDEVGCEAARHPTIQGFASVAQEETEILTADMDAERRRIKSLLPKLSCGVKNRMHIRRKRIVGGKRAQLGDLPWQVAIKDASGITCGGIYIGGCWILTAAHCLRASKTHRYQIWTRVVDWIHPDRKRIVIEHVDRIIFHENYNAGTYQNDIALIEMKKDGNKKDCELPRSIPACIPWSPYLFQPNDTCIVSGWGREKDNERVFSLQWGEVKLISNCSKFYGNRFYEKEMECAGTYDGSIDACKGDSGGPLVCMDANNVTYVWGVVSWGENCGKPEFPGVYTKVANYFDWISYHVGRPFISQYNV from the exons GTCACTTATACATCTCAAGAGGATCTGGTGGAGAAAAAGTGCTTAGCAAAAAAATATACTCACCTCTCCTGCGATAAAGTCTTCTGCCAGCCATGGCAGAGATGCATTGAGGGCACCTGTATTTGTAAACTACCGTATCAGTGCCCAAAGAATGGCACTGCAGTGTGTGCAACTAACAGGAGAAGCTTCCCAACATACTGTCAACAAAAGAGTTTGGAATGTCTTCGTCCAGGGACAAAGTTTTTAAATAACGGAACATGCACAGCCGAAG gaaagttTAGTGTTTCCTTGAAGCATGGAATTACAGATTCAGAGGGAATAGTTGAAGTAAAACTTGTGGACCAAGATAAGACAATGTTCATATGCAAAAGCAGCTGGAGCATGAGGGAAGCCAACGTGGCCTGCCTTGACCTTGGGTTTCAACA AGGTGCTGATACTCAAAGAAGGTTTAAGTTGTCTGATCTCTCTATAAATTCCACTGAATGTCTACATGTGCATTGCCGAGGATTAGAGACCAGTTTGGCTGAATGTACTTTTACTAAGAGAAGAACTATGGGTTACCAGGATTTAGCTGATGTGGTTTGTTATACACAGAAAGCAG ATTCTCCAATGAATGACTTCTTTCAGTGTGTGAATGGGAAATACATTTCTCAGATGAAAGCCTGTGATGGTATCAatgattgtggagaccaaagtgaTGAACTGTGTTGTAAAG CATGCCAAGGCAAAAGCTTCCATTGTAAATCGGGTGTTTGCATTCCAAGCCAGTATCAATGCAATGGTGAGGTGGACTGCATTACAGGGGAAGATGAAGTTGGCTGTGAAG cagctAGACATCCTACAATTCAAg gcTTTGCATCTGTGGCTCaag aagaaacagaaattttgaCTGCTGACATGGATGCAG AAAGAAGACGGATAAAATCATTATTACCTAAACTATCTTGTGGAGTTAAAAACAGAATGCACATTCGAAGGAAACGGATTGTGGGAGGAAAGCGAGCACAACTG GGAGACCTCCCATGGCAGGTGGCAATTAAGGATGCCAGTGGAATCACCTGTGGGGGAATTTATATTGGTGGCTGTTGGATTCTGACTGCTGCACATTGTCTCAG agCCAGTAAAACTCATCGTTACCAAATATGGACAAGAGTAGTAGACTGGATACACCCCGACCGTAAACGTATAGTAATTGAACATGTGGATAGAATTATTTTCCATGAAAACTACAATGCAGGCACTTACCAAAATGACATCGCTTtgattgaaatgaaaaaagacgGAAACAAAAAAGATTGTGAGCTGCCTCGTTCCATCCCTGCCTGTATCCCCTGGTCTCCTTACCTATTCCAACCTAATGATACATGCATCGTTTCTGGCTGGGGACGAGAAAAAG ATAATGAAAGAGTCTTTTCACTTCAGTGGGGTGAAGTTAAACTAATAAGCAACTGCTCTAAGTTTTACGGAAATCGCTTctatgaaaaagaaatggaatgcgcAG GTACATATGATGGTTCCATCGATGCCTGTAAAGGGGACTCTGGAGGCCCCTTAGTCTGTATGGATGCCAACAATGTGACTTATGTCTGGGGTGTTGTGAGTTGGGGGGAAAACTGTGGAAAACCAGAGTTCCCGGGTGTTTACACCAAAGTGGCCAATTATTTTGACTGGATTAGCTACCATGTGGGAAGGCCTTTTATTTCTCAGTACAATGTATAA
- the CFI gene encoding complement factor I isoform X3 yields the protein MKLLHVFLLFLCFHLRFCKVTYTSQEDLVEKKCLAKKYTHLSCDKVFCQPWQRCIEGTCICKLPYQCPKNGTAVCATNRRSFPTYCQQKSLECLRPGTKFLNNGTCTAEGKFSVSLKHGITDSEGIVEVKLVDQDKTMFICKSSWSMREANVACLDLGFQQGADTQRRFKLSDLSINSTECLHVHCRGLETSLAECTFTKRRTMGYQDLADVVCYTQKADSPMNDFFQCVNGKYISQMKACDGINDCGDQSDELCCKACQGKSFHCKSGVCIPSQYQCNGEVDCITGEDEVGCEGFASVAQEETEILTADMDAERRRIKSLLPKLSCGVKNRMHIRRKRIVGGKRAQLGDLPWQVAIKDASGITCGGIYIGGCWILTAAHCLRASKTHRYQIWTRVVDWIHPDRKRIVIEHVDRIIFHENYNAGTYQNDIALIEMKKDGNKKDCELPRSIPACIPWSPYLFQPNDTCIVSGWGREKDNERVFSLQWGEVKLISNCSKFYGNRFYEKEMECAGTYDGSIDACKGDSGGPLVCMDANNVTYVWGVVSWGENCGKPEFPGVYTKVANYFDWISYHVGRPFISQYNV from the exons GTCACTTATACATCTCAAGAGGATCTGGTGGAGAAAAAGTGCTTAGCAAAAAAATATACTCACCTCTCCTGCGATAAAGTCTTCTGCCAGCCATGGCAGAGATGCATTGAGGGCACCTGTATTTGTAAACTACCGTATCAGTGCCCAAAGAATGGCACTGCAGTGTGTGCAACTAACAGGAGAAGCTTCCCAACATACTGTCAACAAAAGAGTTTGGAATGTCTTCGTCCAGGGACAAAGTTTTTAAATAACGGAACATGCACAGCCGAAG gaaagttTAGTGTTTCCTTGAAGCATGGAATTACAGATTCAGAGGGAATAGTTGAAGTAAAACTTGTGGACCAAGATAAGACAATGTTCATATGCAAAAGCAGCTGGAGCATGAGGGAAGCCAACGTGGCCTGCCTTGACCTTGGGTTTCAACA AGGTGCTGATACTCAAAGAAGGTTTAAGTTGTCTGATCTCTCTATAAATTCCACTGAATGTCTACATGTGCATTGCCGAGGATTAGAGACCAGTTTGGCTGAATGTACTTTTACTAAGAGAAGAACTATGGGTTACCAGGATTTAGCTGATGTGGTTTGTTATACACAGAAAGCAG ATTCTCCAATGAATGACTTCTTTCAGTGTGTGAATGGGAAATACATTTCTCAGATGAAAGCCTGTGATGGTATCAatgattgtggagaccaaagtgaTGAACTGTGTTGTAAAG CATGCCAAGGCAAAAGCTTCCATTGTAAATCGGGTGTTTGCATTCCAAGCCAGTATCAATGCAATGGTGAGGTGGACTGCATTACAGGGGAAGATGAAGTTGGCTGTGAAG gcTTTGCATCTGTGGCTCaag aagaaacagaaattttgaCTGCTGACATGGATGCAG AAAGAAGACGGATAAAATCATTATTACCTAAACTATCTTGTGGAGTTAAAAACAGAATGCACATTCGAAGGAAACGGATTGTGGGAGGAAAGCGAGCACAACTG GGAGACCTCCCATGGCAGGTGGCAATTAAGGATGCCAGTGGAATCACCTGTGGGGGAATTTATATTGGTGGCTGTTGGATTCTGACTGCTGCACATTGTCTCAG agCCAGTAAAACTCATCGTTACCAAATATGGACAAGAGTAGTAGACTGGATACACCCCGACCGTAAACGTATAGTAATTGAACATGTGGATAGAATTATTTTCCATGAAAACTACAATGCAGGCACTTACCAAAATGACATCGCTTtgattgaaatgaaaaaagacgGAAACAAAAAAGATTGTGAGCTGCCTCGTTCCATCCCTGCCTGTATCCCCTGGTCTCCTTACCTATTCCAACCTAATGATACATGCATCGTTTCTGGCTGGGGACGAGAAAAAG ATAATGAAAGAGTCTTTTCACTTCAGTGGGGTGAAGTTAAACTAATAAGCAACTGCTCTAAGTTTTACGGAAATCGCTTctatgaaaaagaaatggaatgcgcAG GTACATATGATGGTTCCATCGATGCCTGTAAAGGGGACTCTGGAGGCCCCTTAGTCTGTATGGATGCCAACAATGTGACTTATGTCTGGGGTGTTGTGAGTTGGGGGGAAAACTGTGGAAAACCAGAGTTCCCGGGTGTTTACACCAAAGTGGCCAATTATTTTGACTGGATTAGCTACCATGTGGGAAGGCCTTTTATTTCTCAGTACAATGTATAA